A single Fibrobacter sp. DNA region contains:
- a CDS encoding HTH domain-containing protein, translating into MMIKKNPAITTLAMADKIKVNKRTILRHLERLKLDGKIERIGSTKKGYWQAI; encoded by the coding sequence ATGATGATAAAGAAAAATCCGGCTATTACAACTTTAGCAATGGCCGATAAAATAAAGGTAAATAAGCGTACAATCCTTCGGCATCTGGAACGACTAAAACTGGATGGTAAAATTGAAAGGATTGGCTCCACAAAAAAGGGTTATTGGCAAGCAATATAA